The DNA sequence AGTTGGTACAAGATATTGACTATGAATTACTAATGAACTATTACTCTACCAAGATGGTTACGTGATAAGATggataaaaaatactataggCTAAATCTTTATTTGAATGGTTCACAATTTTGGGAATATTATCACAACGCTATTTTACTAGCTAATTTTCCTTGAATTACATTCCATTAAAAGAGTGTGATTGGAAAAATCTAAGTAatgatagataaaaatatcaatctaTCTACCTTATTAGTTATATAAATGTTGGAGTTCAAACCATCTCACACTTGAGAATTAGAAAATTTgcaaacaatatataaatgtaacccccactccattagtatgaggTCTTTTGGGGTTGTTCCTTAAGCAAAATAGTGAGGCTTTTGCCCAAAAcagacaatatcatactaatgtggagaATTAGATAATGTGCAAGTAATATATAAGTGCAACCCCTATTTCTTTAGTATGAGACTTTTTGGAGAGTGATCCGAGCACTCAAAGTGGATAATATCATATTCCAAATCATCgcaaaaactaattaatgatttaatatGGATTTCGGGTGTGCATAATCGAATCCTCACAATAACTAAACGTCCTTAAAGAGGAAACAATTTGAATAAAACTAGGGTAATATTTAGttgtattaatattactagCATTCTTATCAAACCCTAGTACTAGGCTACATATACTTACATTTCTTTCAACTAGCAATAGAGGGTGTCATAGAgaatgaataaagtataattgaaaatataattaatgtagagattaaatataaaattgtgaataaGAGAGGTGGGGAAGGAGAGCTGTTTTCCTCGGAATGGCAGATTAGAAGCTTGGAATCATGTGATGTGCATTAAATACGAGGCTGAGGGAATCcctcttaatttattagaaGTAGAGTTTTCACAAAAACCCCCCTCGTGATCATACACTAGCACAAGATGATGACAATTTCAATTAATGAGCCATCACCAACAATTTATTACTTATTGatcatcattatttaattattatcatttcatGTACCATCACAAAATATGtagattaaattaatgttgTACTAGTGCTCGAATCAATTCAAAGATTTGTTATAAGATCATATAGTTGATTAGGAGTTGTTGTAGCTAGCCTTTTAGATTTCTCAATCCGATTAagatgaatttttattttgaaatggaCATAAATGATTTCAAGTGGGGTGTTCAAATATTTCGAGTGATCAAGTTTGTGGCACAACGGTAGATTTGATTTATCATAGTAAGGaacaaagaaaatggaaaaacaacaaaaaaaaatatgaaaaacaagAGTCATTATTGTTAGATTTCAGTCATTGTAGCTTAATCCATGTGATCATGTTCACTTGAATATAAGTTTTctacattaatatataatggTCTCTTTGTTTGAAAGTTTGTACTCTTAGATTTCAGTCTCATGTCGGATCTATTAACTTCCtcatttattgttatttgatttgattatatatgtgagTGTGCAGTGAATGTGTTCTTCATCGTGCTTCTTCACTAATTTCATTGATTATGCCTTTCAATTTACAGTCGTTTATTGCACGAATAAATTCATGTGTACACAATACTTATATCATAAGATTTAAGATTTGAATTTGACAATTCGACAGCacatatttatgaaaagttgGTGTTAGTAGTGTTAGTGGGTTTTTCATacatttatgaaaagtttATTTTCAAACTCTTTTGTGTTTGGTTGTAAATCTAATAACATTAAACAATGTAGTTCAATGTTTGATTTAAAATACATCTGTTATATAAGGGTGCTTTGTGACATCTTTAACGCGAGATCCATCTGAAAATCAAGCAACCTAACTAAACACGGTGTGAAAGATGTACTCCGACATTGTATATATCATGCTAAAGTGCATGTTTGGTAGCgaagataaataaacaaaacatgataATAAAACACATTTTAGATCATGTTTTATCATATAACTCCAATATAAAAACTAAACCTAACATCTCGATCGTAGACGTAATTTATTATCTAAATCTGGATATTTGTTAAATGATCACTGCCATAGATCTTTCtcctttattttgagaaacGCTCAAATGCCAACTCCTTTTAtcattagaaaaaatatttgtttctagtACTACTAACAAAAGACACGctcagaaaatgaaatacaattCAGTTGATAGAATGCTTTCATAGTTTAGTCAGTAAGATGTTTTTCCTCCTACTATCAAGTTGAGTGTATATAAGTTACATATGCTACTTGTGTGTAAGTTCTAAGTTCtaactaaaatatactccctccgtcccggataattcaggtcattttgaccgggcacgagttttaagaattgtaatgaaaagtgggttgaaaaagttagtggaatgtgggtcctacttttatatattattattataataaaatgtgagtaggaatgagttagtggaatatgaggtccactaccaaaaatggtaaaagtgaagtgggacaaattatgtgggacgaactgaaatggaaaactgggacgaattatctgggacggagggagtatcacacaattatttatgaactccctctgtttccttgttaattgagaagtttctttttggcacggagtttaaaaatagtgtgttaagtggatggtgaataaaataagagagaataaagtaagaccGCCCTACCatgattcaaaattcaaatccaaatccaaaaccaTATTTTAGTGATATATTTATAACTATAATATGATGTTGGATTTATAGTGGATGTGGTTCTCGATTCACATTGAATTAGAATATTGAATCGACATAGGGTAAAATAGTTTCATGCAAgtttgtatataaatatcgttaattataatgaaaaaaaaaatggacgattatatagtagtatgtgTTTGATGTGAATTGAATGCCCTCCCAACAAACATTCACGTCGAACTCATCTTTCCCTCGGTCCGGTCTTCCCTCGTTTCATGCTACACATAATGTgctaaaccctaaccctagttCTTCCCACCAATTTATTGCTTTTGTCTTTCCCTATTCTTTAAACAATTAGTATTCCCAATTCcaattcattttgtttttctttcttcacaCAATCAAGCTATTGACTAATTAATTGTGTGTATGCATGTGCTTAtacattattatactcctataaacAGAAATgcaaaagaggaaaaaggaaaatgcaaaaaaaaaagtcaaataaGGGCAATGTGGAAAAAAGAAACCAATTTTGCATGGATGGCTAATTTTTCTCATGGCGGTGGTCAACCTCTCATGATCTTGCCGATGTCACGTCTTTAAAATGACTAAAATGCCCATCATTGACGGTAACTATTTGAGGATTTCAAACTTATGgccaattaaattaaaaccacTTAACCAACGGGTCTTAGCGCAGTTGGCAGTGTGGAGTTATGGTGATCTTGAGGTAATGAGTTAAAAAACTCAGTTTAATCCGCAAATTCGGTCTCGCAGGATTAGTCGAATTCCACTAAAGGCGTGTTCTGTACACATAcaataaaaccaaaaagaaattaaaaaaataaaacctctTAGGCTTTCGAGCTAGTGCTCAAACTAATATAATTCTACTATACAACCATGTTCACTAATCACAAGCTCGTTTCATGAAAGCTCATGTGATTAGATAGGTTATCGATATACAACATTGATATTTAATAGAAGACTTTATTGGCATATGTATTTAATTGGTTCAATGCACTCATCATATAATCTTATTAACCTTGATTTTAAGCAAATGTCATTTTAACTCCCATGTTTTCTTCCTTAGTcaataaagaaacaaactttaaaataaaacaagtagCGAGTtactatttcattaatttttttaattattgccACCATACATACATGCAAATTAAGAACTGTGGCCTTCAATCTTCCCTAACATGtactcaaccatttttttaatattgaaaagaaattCACATCACATAGAtttgaaaaagataaacaCACACGtagttataatttaatcatGGAACGATTTCCATGGTGGACTATAACGCCTACCATTATAAATACCCTTTCTCCATTCTCACAACCTTACTACAATTGTTTCCTCCACAACAAAACCtaaggcaaaaaaaaaaaaaaatcaaaatctccctacaaaagaaaattaaaacaccACAACCCAAAAATGGGAGGAGGAACTTCGCCCTGCGCCTCCTGCAAACTTCTCCGGAGACGCTGCGCAAAAGACTGCATTTTCTCCCCTTATTTCCCTCCCGACGATCCTCACAAGTTCGCCATCGTTCACAAGGTGTTTGGAGCTAGCAATGTGAGCAAGATGCTGCAGGTTTGATCATTTTCTTGActcttttttttgctaaaacacttgtttttagggttttgttaaaaaaataattttgggtATTCTTAGGAGCTCCCATTTCATCAAAGAGGAGATGCAGTGAGTAGCTTAGTGTATGAGGCTAATGCTAGGATGAGGGACCCTGTGTATGGCTGCGTTGGGGCGATTTCATTTCTGCAGAATCAAGTTTCTCAGCTGCAGATGCAGCTAGCAGTGGCTCAAGCAGAGATACTTTGCATTCAGATGCAGCAAGAGCAGCAGCAGCCGCCTCCGTTGATGACTCATAACAATGATCATCATAGCGGTGAAGATGACAAGTCCTCTCTTGTTAATTATAGTAGCCTCCAACACTATCTTAGCTTTGCTTCCACTAGTTCTACTAATAATGTGATGCAAGATCCTCTCAAGAGAGAGTCCCTTTGGACTTGATTCATGAGTAGGGAGTTAGTTAATTAGCTAGCTAGCCAGGgttaattttggaaatgtaGCTTGCGCGCGACCATCTGTGGTGTTCTTGTGTTTCGTTTCATCAGTATGTTGTGTTATGATAAGTACTCGTGAGACTGTCTTATACAAGGCTCGAACAAAATAGAGGGACCTAGCTAGCCATTGTGTGTATTAATCTTGaacaatttttaatcaatCTAACTATCTTAATTATGTTCAAATTTGTCTTCCCCTAGTTCTCATTCTCAACTACTACTTTTGACTTTTTCCCCTCCCCTTAATTTCTTGTAgagaatatatatgtattactATGTCTTGTGTTCTTGAATGAGCTAGTTTAtgctaattaaaataagtggtCTTCCTATAAAAATGCAAGCCCCACATGGGCTTGTAAAATTAGAGTTTCGAAAAGCAGCATTGAGATTTGTTGGCATTGCTTAGAAAACACATAACCTTAATTGTGCAAAATTTGAGCTAGACCTGAAgtatgaatgaagtaaatgTTGAgctagtgtgtgtgtgtgtgtgtgagagagagagagagagagccaTATATGAAATCCATCTTCTTCACTAACGTCATACGCGCACAATCAAATGTTGCTGGATATAGTTAAAGAAACCTAGGTAAATTTAATctagagggaacatcttttttggtccacgaactttgccaaagtatcattttaggtccgtgaactttgaaaatatcatttgaggtccatcaactataagttaatataatttgaagtatttttttactatttccaaatttttcaggacgaaaataccctcaataccttaaagggtatatattcataataaacttatcatatactcatatttttttataaatatctttacaatatatttttgacgaattttctaaatataatttgaccttcaatattatcacttaattttgtgacatgcaagtaaaattgcttcttcaattttttatattagagaattttaaaattgaataaagaactttctttaataatataaaattgaataaggatattttcttgcatatcacaaaattaagttataATAGTGAAGGTTgaataaagattttttttttaataataaaaaattgaataaagatattttcttgcatgtcacaaaattaagtgataatattgaaagtcaaattatatttagaaaattcatcaaaaatatatagtaaagatatttataaaaaatatgagtatataataagtttattaaaaatatatacccttaaaGATATTGAGGTTATTTTTGTCtagaaaaacttggaaatagtaaaaaagtacttaaaatgatattaactcatagttgatggagctcaaataatattttcaatgttcacggacctaaaatgatactttggcaaagttcgtggaccaaaagagatgttccctctttaatctaattaattagttgaatCAAATAcagatataaatattactccctccgtcccccattaagagtcacatttttccatttcggtccgtccccaattaagagtcacacttcatttttaccataaatggtaggtaggtcccacattccactaactcacttcacacacattttattataaaaccaatataaaaaggtgggtcccacattccactaactttttcaaccaacttttctttacatttcttaaaacccgtgtccggtcaaactgtgactcctaatcggggacggagggagtaatattttagaaCTGATATTACCCCATTCTAATACTTAGGATAAAGTATGAAGCGCTACctatacattattatttttacatttcaCTAGCTATCTttgtaacttttatttaacCCTGATTaataagtataaataaattagttggAATTCGgaatttggaatttggaatttggaatttggaatttggaaTTCCATTTGAAAGACTCAAATTCAGGAGCCTGGTTGAATTTATGAGTTGTCGGTGGCgactaatttatttctatcGTACATTAATTATGCATATCCTATATTGATGATTTATTCATAAGTTAACGTACGTAATTATACGTAAATTTGGATAAGTTTTCGTAAATACATGCTACTAATAAATACTGACAAGTTCATTGACTACAATGTAACATAGGGTTTAGGGACCAAACCCTCCCGGTCTCCatgttaaaataaacaaaaacaattaaactttAACCAGCTTAAAGGAGAGTGGATTATATGTTGCCTTTGCGTTTTAATTGG is a window from the Salvia hispanica cultivar TCC Black 2014 chromosome 1, UniMelb_Shisp_WGS_1.0, whole genome shotgun sequence genome containing:
- the LOC125201597 gene encoding LOB domain-containing protein 12-like, whose amino-acid sequence is MGGGTSPCASCKLLRRRCAKDCIFSPYFPPDDPHKFAIVHKVFGASNVSKMLQELPFHQRGDAVSSLVYEANARMRDPVYGCVGAISFLQNQVSQLQMQLAVAQAEILCIQMQQEQQQPPPLMTHNNDHHSGEDDKSSLVNYSSLQHYLSFASTSSTNNVMQDPLKRESLWT